The Alosa alosa isolate M-15738 ecotype Scorff River chromosome 8, AALO_Geno_1.1, whole genome shotgun sequence genome contains the following window.
ACACTGCCGCTGTCTAAAATCTACAGGTTGGAGAGTTCATCCCATAACAGGATATTAAAAAGTCATAACAACtcaacacacatactgcacagtgATGGCAGAAGCTacagcaaaacaacaaaaacagcagcAAAACAACAGCCCCATGACAGTGCTCACTGTGATATGACATTTGTGTTTGAATGTTATGACAACTGCCACTGACATACAAAAGCCAACTGACATGATCGATTTCAAATGATGTGTAGCTGAAACATtgtaacacacaaacataaacttcTGGAGCATTAGATATAGGCAGAAGCCATTACAATATGTCAAGTGTTGAGGGCACACTCTGGTTCCATATGCACACAGGTGTAAAACCATGAAGTCACACTATTATATctatttattccactgcttgtttgaatttcccattgtcctacgtaatttagaacgaccattaactgtatgttatttgcacacctatgaagtagatccattttgttgggcgtatcacacttgtatattaattcgccgaacttgttctgaagtttaaatgaagttGCATCccagctgtaaaatgcagacgttcagaacatagcaacattgtagcatatgacggaggtggcttttaggtagatggatgacagcaggctaggtaaaatagcgatgtttcaaagctaaagttcatcagaatcttgggatacgcccacTTGACAACGGAAGCGATAGAACTAACGAACTTACAACCAtgcattcatttctgtgaacagaccaccgtgtcgtccattatcccttacttatgcCAAATGTTGTTACACAAGAGACAAGAGGCATTTttatgatgggggggggggtgtctacCTCTTCTGTAGCAGAAAGACAGGTTGGGGAACTTTTTTCACCTCTTCAGCTTGTGTTCAAATGCATCTGTCAAAACTAGCTATATTGGAAAAGGGCCATAGCAAAAGCTATTTCTATCTACATGGTTCCATCAACAGCTTCAGCTTCACGCCATAAAATGATGTACTTCTTGACCTAATTTAGCGCATATGGCGTATTAAGGTACAATTTCTAATAACAATATGCAAACAGTAAAATAAAGctagaatataataaaatagaatatATTACAGAGATACATTACAGTAACACCCTGGAATTCCCATATGTAAAAGATCCTTGACTCAAGAGAACCCTAGAGATGATGCATCTCTGTGCAGTGTTTACTAACTGACATAGAAACAGCATTATCTTTCACTTTGTTTCGGCAACAGTGTATGACTGATATGATATTGCATGTTGTGGTCTTAAATAGTGTATAATATTAGCTTGTAAAATTATTTTGAACTAATTTAGAATTATAATTGTTGAAGAGccaacttttctttctttttgactATCCACAGATCCTAATTCCCAAGTCCCACATCTGTGCAAACATAATTAACCTGCAGAAACAAAATGGGCtacatttaataaaaaaaaatacctaTATAAAATAATGCCACTGACATTATCAGTGACACATCTGGTAGTTTGGAGTGAAAACTTTGTGCGTAAAGAGCATTGGTACTTTAAAATCTAAAACTTGCACAATACATGCATATTACTATACCCCAGTTTGATAGAAAAAGACAATTATGCTGTAATATTCAATAATTTGTTATATcaaagataaatatcacaaaaaatatataagtCTCACTATACCTGTAGAAAAGATATTCTATGAATAATAACTAACAGTGACAAAAGATGCATCTTTGAATAATAACTAACAGTGACAAAAGATGCATCTTTGTGTGTAGCCATCAACCTACTAATGAATCAGTGCCTTTAAGTGCATCCTCAATTCTTACTACCAGGCTTCTCAATCAGCTTCCCTTTGTGGTACTTCTGGCCAATCCCATAAGGCACATGGGCGGAGATGGTCCCCAGCTCCTGTGCCCCCTCGATGTGGAACATCTGGTCGTCGAAGAAGATGTGCGGCCGGATCTTCTGCAGCAGCGGCCCCTTGGGGGCCCCAGCGAGGAACAGAGCCTCGTCGATCTCCAGGCCCCAGCTCCGCAGGGTCTTGAGCACGCGCGCCCCGGAGCTGGCTGCACTGCGGGCCGTCACCAGGAAGGTGCGGATGGGGCAGTTCATGCGCTCGTTCTTGGCGTAGAACTTCCTCTGCAGCTTGCCCAGAGCCTCCAGGAAGCACTTCAGAGGACCCTGAGGTGGCCAGGTGATAATTAGATCACAGCTGCACTTCACTGCTAAACTGCCAAATCTGACCAAGAGTGTGAAATAATGTAATGGATGAAGAATATGAATTTGCAGTAAAAAGCCTTACTGCTTTATTGCTATTTTAATCTGCATATTAAaacaatgaaaaacaaaaacccaATAACTTCTTAATAGCATTACTATTATTGGTAATTTATTATATCAGTAATCATATTTTGTTCCAGTTAAGATATCTGGGATGTGAATATATCATGGATATATTTTACTGGTTCACATCATTGATACCAGCACATGGCTACATATTACCTGTGCAAGAGGTTTGTTCTCATACTCCTTCTCGTGCTCAAAGAATGTGTCCAGGCCATGTTTCTTTACGATGATCTCAGATTCGTCGGAGAAGAGGACAGCATCGCCATCAAATGCCACTCTCAGCTGATCTTCACACAACTGGTTTTGCGTGTCGGAGTTGAACATGGTGGCAGCCGCAATGCCTACATGGAAGAAGTCGAGGTTACACTTCTTGTTATGGACATGTCTAAGCCTGTCTAACTATGTGTTAATTCTCTGGTCCGTCCGTTGTAGTACTGATATTTAGCAGCTGTACACAAAACACTGTATTTGAAATGAATGTGTGGAAAACAGAATGCGAAAACTGTAAAGGTATGATGGTGGACATTGCTTGTAACATATAAATATTGAACCAACCTGAGTGGCAATGCTAGCACCACACTTGTCTCACTGAATCACAGTATATGCAGATATTCAACTCTAACTGTGTCACTTCCTGAGATTCCCCTCGTCCTGTCTGTCTCATACCTTCTTCTATGGCTTCTGTGACTGTCTCCGAGTTCTTGGAGAGGTAGAGGTTGGTCATGTAGGCCTTCAGGTAGCCAATGGGACTCTGCCCGCCGGTCATGCAGAACCTCTCAATGGTCAGATCTGTGGATATAACAGCACCAGAGTGGCTCATTCACTgctttcctcttcttctttaACTGAACCTTTTGAGAAAATAGCTTATTTGCCGTCTAGCCCAAAGTTAGATAAGAGGGaggctaactggtctaacccacttccagtgacttatgctaagctaggctaacagtgtcaCAGAGTATATATCCAGACCAGAGAATGTATTCTCTTATTTAACTCTGGGATAAATGGCAAATGAGTTTATTCCCCAAAAAGTTGGTGTGTTCATTTAAACTACTACCCATTCTTCCTCTATGAGATTCCATCTTGCAGTACATCGCTTCTCTagatactcactctctctgaacATCCTCAGAGATGTAAGGTAGCCAGTCAGGGCCTGATTTGTCTGCCTAGCTTTGGCGATGGTTAGGGGTAGATGGGGGTTTGCTTTGATGTTTAAAAGGTGTACCGTCAGTGTTGGaaaattaacgttctaaagaatatctgtgAAAATCTgtgaattttagaaccttcaattgttgcggaacggaatgttatgttagaatgttcaaaaaacctttaggcggggatcacattagccagcggcaggtttcctatatttctctatggttcggcagcggaatgGTGGCAACTCTGGCTTAACGCATTGAAGAAGCTGAGCAACTTTCAACGCGCAACGCAAGCGTATTCaaggcaaaccgtttgtgttaccataggaaggagatagaacttattatggtctgagcgttgtgttacgcttgccgctgccgcttgccactggctaatgtgatccccacctTAAGGGTTAACATATAGGGGGGCATAGCCTGTGGGACCATCATTAATATGCAATGTTTCATTTTGATGTGTTTAAGTGTAGCATAAAGCCCAGAAGCAACAGTGAGCAAGCAGATATGGCTCTATTGATGTCTTGCACAGTGTGGGCTTCAGTGCAACCCAAATAGTGAGTTATTCTAGCTTTCTCTTCCTCATCTGGAGTTTATTGGCAAATTGCCTGCTATATGAAGAGGCCTTGCATGGGCTTAACACCAGATAGGCCAAAGAACAAACAAGAAATGCTGAAAGAGCAAACAAAACTGAAAGACATTATGATAATGCAgttttaaaaaagaagaaaattatAATTCACAACCTCACATTACCTGCAAGTAAGGTAAACACTATTGTGTGTTTATAGTATTACAGGACACCGTACTGCCATTGACAATTAGACTGTGCATGGAGTTGAATATGATAGTTCTAGTTGCTAACTAGTTGCTCATAAAAACACATCATGACAGATTATATCAAGAAATAGCAAATTCCCACACAGCATTGCTTTACATGCAGCCTACTCTTGTCATGGATTGTAGGATATGGGATTACATATGCTAATGTGTTTATTAAAGCTCTGAGTGATATTACTCTTTTTAAAATTGCTGTGGTGAGTTATGTCAATAGCAAAAAATTTGCATAGGATCAGCGTGGACACTCACCAAAAGTGAATTTACAACAGGATTACCGGTAAGTGGAACGTGTAGCAGAGCATGCCACACCTACCGTAATGATTGATGCTGTTGATCAGCCGCACCCCGACCTGGGCATGGTTGTTAGTCATCAGAACGATGTCGAAAAGCTCCTCGCTGTCTGGGTAGAGTTCCCGCAGTTTGTCATTCACCGTCATGAGGGCCTGTGGAGATCCAGCATTTACACAGGTATAATAAACAAACTCGAAAATTGAAAAGcattgcacacgcacacacacaatgaaaaaaCACTGCACTTTGCTTTAATGAAAGTGGATTTTGATCAGTGAATTACTAACACAACGACAGTGAAAAGCTTAGATCTGCATATGCTACTGACAGTAGGGGAGGGCTGCATAATTACTTGATTTTTTAATTGGAATCACAATTTGAACTAATGCAATTAGTTAATCGCAAAGGCTGCAATTAATTGTGCGGCTCACAACTTGGTTAATCTTGTCACATCTAGCACTAGCCATGCTCACCACTCAGAGGTGGCCCAACTACAACATTTGTAATACTGAATTAAAGCCTGACTTTCAAAAAGTATAGGCTATTGCCAATCAAATCAAAAACAACAATATCCTTAAATAGCAActtaaaaaaacagaaaaacgcTTGACATTTTTCGCCTTTTGACTGTTCCTTTATTGCATCATTTAGGCCTAAGAGTTGAATGTGCTAACATGTGGTGACACTAAGTTAAGTGCACCTTAACAAACATTCCTCCCAAGCAATATTTTGAGCAACTTCGAGGCAAATCAAACGTATGCCGTAAACTCTAGCTTGCAGTGCAATCAATCCCTGTCTGATAAGATAATACAGTCATAACTTCTAACTAAAAGAAATAGATGATTCACAACGACAATAAAACGTTAATAGGCTGAGACACAACAATAAGTCAAATCTCAACCTGAACTCACCTTTACAAATGGAAACGCCGCACCGGGTCTCAGCGGTTCGTTTTCATGCGCTATATGATGGGCGACGTATGTCTCTAGCCCTTCCTCCTCGTAAATTTTCCTTTCTTCagtcatgttgaataaagtCCGTGAAGATACTGCGATGGTCACGGCATATCTTGGCTTGGGCTATCAATGGAGAAAATGCGAGCAAAGAAAAGCTATTGACGTGCTATAAACTAATCATAAAGCAGTGTTAAGCGCGTCTCCCTCAGCAAATGAAACTATACTCACAGGTCTTGGTTTCTTCGTTTTCAAGTTGTCAAAAAATGCCTTGGCAGCTGCCCAGTCTTTCTCCTCTCCAGCATCGGCTGCACTGTCGGCCACCACGTCATTGGGTTTTATTTCACTCATGTTGTCAGATCGTTCTGCGAGAGCTgtaatttattaaaaatgtgtagGCCACGTTCTAATCCGACACAACAATTCTGCTGTATCTTTCTACGAACTTCTACAATCACGGAAATGGGAATGGATGTTTGAAAGGGGCGTGACGTTTTACCCATGATGCTCGCTTCGCTGTTTGTCCCATCCTTCCAAGTAAAGTCACCTCGCGCACTTGAGTCTAGACCCCGGCTTAGTGCGTCTAGGCTGTTTGGAGGCCTATTTGTTCAGTAAAACACCTCGTGTCCAATTCCTCCCCCTGCTTATACAAAATagtcatatgtttttttttgtatcatCTAGTCTGGTCTAGATACCCAGTGTCTGTTTCACAATATGCATGGGCCTAATATTTCAGGCTATCTATTGAAAGCTTCTGGGTACCCAGATTAATTTAATGCTAAGAAATTGCCAAATAAGGGCATAGGCTACTATAAACCTACAGGACGCGTTAAAGTAATTCAATTAAAAGAGTGatctaaatatgtataatatgttTATAACTCTTTCTAATCTCATCTAGcacattatttttcattttccatTTATTTTTCACACTTTATGTTCAAATTTCTCTTGTCATTGTGTAATATCATCTCACTGGTTAGTATGAGTGATCATATAAGGTCATTCATCCACCATCTTCTATTAGATAATAGATTCTTGGAGGTTTGAGGACTTGTGCCCAACCTTCAAGGCTATATCCTATTAGTAATGCGTGGTGTGCACACTTCAATAACTTAATGGATAGGGGCGCGTCAGATGATGTTTAAACAGATTCCAGTAAGGtactcccctcccccccaccacacacacacacacacacacacatacacacatatcagATAGACATCCTGCAgagatatttatttttgttgatTGTGAAATGTTACAATCTATTCAAGTCATACATGTCATAATTTATTCCATTAATGTCCGACAACGATGTGCTCTACACAACCTTCACTAGGCATGGTAGAGAGCAGGGTCTTACGGGAGGACAGCGAAATTACATAACAGGGATGCACATGGGGGTAGGAGGGAGGGGAAGTGTGGGCTTGCGCGCGCGCCAGCGCCTGCGTATCCTTCGTCGCAGcctattgtaggctacctcGTCCTGTCATCGGACAAGACTCATGTTTCCTCAAACATGGAAATATACCTACTCCACTGCTTACACCCAGCGTTGGTCTTATCAGAAACAGCACATCATGGCGATTGAGGGTGAGTGGCAAAGTTTAGCTTACTATGATACATGTTATTACCGTTCTTCGTGTGGGACAGACCTGTGTTGACTCAGGTTGTTTCAGGAACTGCGCCAACGTGGTTGCTGACAGATTAAAACTGAATAGGGTGAAGTTTACCTTCGGGTGGAAATCGATCTGTTCCTGTTGCTGCGAAACGGGGAGGTACAAGCTGCAACTGCATTGATGCAGACCTTGTCCTGTGACGGTGTATTGCGAGTAGCCTAGTCCTGAATGAACAGCACCATAGGTTGCTAGGAGAGAACTTCAGCTCAGCTAAAAAAGGACAGGCGTCGGAAATGTCAGATAATAGCGTACGATaagatgttttgttttacatCACATACAATCTACAATATGTCGATATGGAAGATGCCATTTTAAGATGGGCTGTCAAATTTATGTTTTCGATAAGGAGACGGCAATCTGCATGACTGACACATTTCTATGTGGAGCAAAAGATACAACAGACAATTTTGCTTAGTTGCTGTACGAGTGACTCTGAGCGTTTATGGGGGCAGTTTGGATATGAAGCTGTTTCCTTTGCTGTTCGACACCCTATGGAAACAAGCCTTcactactctctttctcttgcctaAGTAAATATTTCAAATACCCTAAGTGTTGCACAGCATAGCAGTGACTCTCAGGTGTCCAGTCTCACGTAGGCCtccaaagagagtgagagttaaTTCATTGCAGGAGGTTGAACTGAGTGACTTATGCTTAAACGCTTGAAATTAGTTTTTATACACATTCAGGGAAATGTTAATACATAAAGTCATTCTGACGATATAATCACCCATCTCTGATTTTGTCTGAAATGTCTGATATGGATTAAGTTTATGTTACCCTGGTGTGTATGTCCACTGTCACCAATGCCAAAAGAAATCGTCAAAGTATAGACTCCACTGGTAATAAAGAATCTAGGtaaagtttatttagttgatATTTTATACAATGATAAGGAAATTAATGCAAAGGCTTAACACATAATTTATAACAAATTCAAGTTGAACGTAAACGTAGACAACAAACTTATTAAAGTAAGTGTAATGCTTTCTGAAGTGTTCTCTAGTGCCTTAATTAGTAGAAGGTTATATCTACCGTAACATCATTCCGGCAAATACTATATTCATCTACTTAGGTAATAACCCTACAGGTGCCTCTATCAACGCAGATATGAAACAGCTAGAGTCAGTACTGAAGGCCGGAAGGCCTATTCCATGATCATAACAAATGCACTGTAGTTCATGAATGTTTTATAAACAATATAAAAGGAATTTTAAAATATGTAGCCAACAAAAGTATTTGAAAACTCAACAACTGGAACCCTATCAAACAGTAGATATAAGAGAATATCTATACGTGGTGATGCAGTTTGTAAGTGTAGTATTACATAGCCTCTTCATATGATATTGTGATGACCTAAGGTGTGTTTACGATTCCTGAAGTGTCAGCATTACAGCGTGTGCTCTTAATAGAGTGGTTTGTAGGCAGAATTAAATTCTTTTACAGCTGACAAAGGAATTCATACACTTTTCATAGCGAAGACTTTATTTAATCGAATTACTTTGCTAAAGATTGATGCAAGTAATTGATGTTAAACAGCTGATGTGTCTCACTAACAGATCAGTGTAGACAATAATCATGGCATGGCATATGTAGCCTAGAGTTAGTGTTTTATATATGCCCTAACAACAACTGGTTTCTCCTCAGGAGGGGGGCGGAATTGTGGCATCCATGAACTCATATGTGCCAGAAGAGGTACGTTTACCCCGCACCCTTccacacccccacctccacccccacctaaACCTGCACGGTGTTTTCGTCAAAGCTTGCCCACTTCTGTCCTTCTGTCCTTCACACTCTTCTGTGCTTCTATAATTTATTATGTGCAGGTGATGCAGTTGCTGTCAGCCTGCCTAAGCTAACACTGTATC
Protein-coding sequences here:
- the LOC125299681 gene encoding cytosolic 5'-nucleotidase 1A-like yields the protein MSEIKPNDVVADSAADAGEEKDWAAAKAFFDNLKTKKPRPPKPRYAVTIAVSSRTLFNMTEERKIYEEEGLETYVAHHIAHENEPLRPGAAFPFVKALMTVNDKLRELYPDSEELFDIVLMTNNHAQVGVRLINSINHYDLTIERFCMTGGQSPIGYLKAYMTNLYLSKNSETVTEAIEEGIAAATMFNSDTQNQLCEDQLRVAFDGDAVLFSDESEIIVKKHGLDTFFEHEKEYENKPLAQGPLKCFLEALGKLQRKFYAKNERMNCPIRTFLVTARSAASSGARVLKTLRSWGLEIDEALFLAGAPKGPLLQKIRPHIFFDDQMFHIEGAQELGTISAHVPYGIGQKYHKGKLIEKPGSKN